Proteins from a genomic interval of Physeter macrocephalus isolate SW-GA chromosome 21, ASM283717v5, whole genome shotgun sequence:
- the LOC112062576 gene encoding late histone H2B.L4-like — protein sequence MSEPSSVTSEESLGTKEAEPSKAEPEEPKQKAAKRHRRRSDGFDSFATYFPRVLKQVHQGLSLSQEAAKVMDSFVQDIFERIADEAARLVRSSKRSTLSSREIQTSVRLLLPGEMGKHAMSKANKAVIRYTTGK from the coding sequence ATGTCTGAGCCTTCGTCTGTGACGTCTGAAGAAAGCCTGGGCACCAAGGAAGCCGAGCCCTCCAAAGCCGAGCCGGAGGAACCGAAGCAGAAGGCAGCGAAGCGCCACCGCCGCCGCTCTGACGGCTTCGACAGCTTTGCCACCTATTTCCCCAGGGTGCTGAAGCAGGTCCACCAGGGCCTGAGCCTCTCGCAGGAGGCCGCGAAGGTCATGGATTCGTTCGTTCAGGACATCTTTGAGCGAATCGCCGACGAGGCGGCGCGCCTGGTCCGCTCCAGCAAGCGCTCCACCCTCAGCTCCAGAGAGATCCAGACCTCCGTGCGCCTGCTGCTGCCTGGGGAGATGGGCAAGCACGCCATGTCCAAGGCCAACAAGGCCGTCATCAGATACACCACCGGCAAATGA
- the TMSB15C gene encoding thymosin beta-15C has protein sequence MSDKPDLSEVENFDKSKLKKTNTKEKNTLPSKETIQQEKECGQTS, from the exons ATGAGTGATAAGCCAGACTTGTCTGAAGTGGAGAACTTTGACAAGTCAAAACTGAAGAAAActaacactaaagaaaaaaacactcttCCCTCAAAGGAAA CTATCCAGCAGGAGAAAGAGTGTGGTCAAACATCGTAA